A window of the Rhizobium sp. 9140 genome harbors these coding sequences:
- a CDS encoding error-prone DNA polymerase, whose product MSYAELQVTTHFSFLRGASSAQELFETAKILGLEAIGVVDRNSLAGIVRALEASRATGMRLVVGCRIDLQDGMSVLVYPTNRAAYSRLTRLITLGKSRGGKDNCILHWDDVIAYSGGMIGILVPDLPDATCAAQFRKMAQLFGDRAYVSLCLRRRQNDQMRLHEISNMAARFRVKTVVTNDVLFHEPGRRQLQDIVTCIRHNTTIDDVGFERERHADRYLKPPEEMQRLFPRYPEAVARSMEIVRRCTFSLEELTYQYPEEAIVPGKDAQASLEHYVWECAPDRYPEGLPPDVLKTVRHELDLIRTMKYAPYFLTVFSIVRFARSQGILCQGRGSAANSAVCYILGITSIDPSTNDLLFERFVSKERDEPPDIDVDFEHERREEVIQWIYKTYTKDKAALCATVTRYRAKGAIRDVGKALGLPEDVIKALSSGMWSWSEEVPDRNIRELNLNPDDRRLALTLKLAQQLMGAPRHLGQHPGGFVLTHDRLDDLVPIEPATMKDRQIIEWDKDDVEALKFMKVDVLALGMLTCMAKAFDLIREHKGDDLDLSKIEQEDAATYAMIRKADTLGTFQIESRAQMAMLPRLKPRTFYDLVVQVAIVRPGPIQGDMVHPYLRRREGKEPVEYPTPELEAVLGKTLGVPLFQESAMRVAMVCAGFTGGEADQLRKSMATFKFTGGVSRFKEKLVSGMVKNGYSPEFAEKTFSQLEGFGSYGFPESHAASFALIAYASNYIKCHYPDVFCAALLNSQPMGFYAPAQIVGDAIKHGVEVRPVCVNRSRWDCTLEKIGHTDRHAVRLGFRQVKGLAVADAARIVTARMNSPFVSVDDMWRRSSVPTEALVQLAEADAFLPSLKLQRRDALWAIKALRDEPLPLFAAAAEREMVAIAEQQEPEVALRQMTDGHNVIEDYSHTGLTLRQHPVAFLRNDLSARNIITCAEAMNARDGRWVYTAGLVLVRQKPGSAKGVMFITIEDETGPANIVVWPTLFEKRRRVVLGSSMMAINGRIQREGEVVHLVAQQLFDLSGDLVGLAHRDVEFKLPTGRGDEFAHGGGGPDSRERPKPVVPRDMFTPDLHIDTLKVKSRNFH is encoded by the coding sequence ATGAGTTACGCCGAGCTACAGGTCACGACGCACTTCTCTTTTCTGCGCGGTGCTTCGTCCGCACAGGAGTTGTTCGAGACTGCCAAAATCCTGGGGCTCGAGGCGATAGGCGTCGTCGATCGCAATTCGCTCGCAGGCATCGTCCGCGCCCTTGAAGCATCCCGCGCGACAGGTATGCGGCTTGTCGTCGGCTGTCGTATCGATCTGCAGGACGGCATGTCGGTGCTGGTCTATCCGACGAATCGCGCCGCCTATTCGCGCCTGACGCGGCTGATCACGCTCGGCAAGTCGCGCGGCGGCAAGGACAACTGCATCCTCCACTGGGACGATGTCATCGCCTATTCGGGAGGGATGATCGGCATTCTGGTGCCGGATCTGCCGGACGCCACCTGCGCCGCACAGTTTCGTAAGATGGCGCAGCTGTTTGGTGACCGCGCCTACGTGTCGCTCTGCCTGCGCCGCCGACAGAACGACCAGATGCGGCTACACGAGATTTCCAACATGGCGGCACGGTTCAGGGTCAAAACCGTCGTCACCAATGACGTGCTGTTTCATGAACCGGGCCGGCGGCAGTTGCAGGACATCGTCACCTGCATCAGGCACAACACCACGATCGATGACGTCGGCTTCGAGCGCGAGAGGCATGCCGACCGGTATCTGAAGCCGCCGGAGGAGATGCAGCGTCTGTTTCCACGTTATCCGGAGGCCGTGGCACGAAGCATGGAGATCGTCAGGCGCTGCACGTTTAGCCTCGAGGAGCTCACCTACCAATACCCGGAGGAAGCAATTGTGCCGGGTAAGGATGCCCAAGCCTCACTCGAGCATTATGTCTGGGAATGCGCTCCCGATCGCTACCCCGAAGGCCTGCCGCCGGACGTCCTCAAAACCGTACGGCACGAGCTCGATCTCATTCGCACCATGAAATACGCGCCTTACTTCCTGACGGTGTTTTCGATCGTGCGCTTTGCCCGGAGCCAGGGCATTCTCTGCCAGGGCAGGGGATCGGCGGCCAACAGCGCCGTCTGCTATATTCTCGGCATTACCTCGATCGATCCATCGACCAACGACCTCCTCTTCGAGCGTTTCGTTAGCAAGGAGCGCGACGAACCGCCAGACATCGATGTCGACTTCGAGCATGAACGGCGCGAGGAGGTCATTCAGTGGATCTACAAGACCTACACGAAAGACAAGGCAGCACTCTGCGCCACCGTCACCCGCTACCGGGCCAAGGGTGCGATCCGCGATGTCGGCAAGGCGCTCGGCCTGCCTGAAGATGTGATCAAGGCGCTGTCATCAGGCATGTGGTCATGGTCGGAGGAAGTGCCCGACCGAAACATCCGGGAACTCAATCTCAACCCCGACGACCGCCGTCTGGCGCTAACCCTGAAACTGGCGCAGCAACTGATGGGAGCGCCGCGCCATCTTGGCCAGCATCCCGGCGGCTTTGTCCTTACCCATGACCGGCTGGACGATCTCGTGCCGATCGAGCCGGCGACGATGAAAGACCGGCAGATCATCGAGTGGGACAAGGATGACGTCGAGGCGCTGAAATTCATGAAGGTGGACGTCCTTGCGCTCGGCATGCTCACCTGCATGGCAAAGGCCTTCGATCTTATTCGCGAACACAAGGGCGATGATCTCGATCTGTCGAAGATCGAGCAGGAAGATGCCGCGACCTACGCCATGATCCGCAAGGCTGACACGCTCGGCACCTTCCAGATCGAGAGCCGTGCCCAGATGGCGATGCTGCCGCGCCTGAAACCCCGCACCTTCTATGATCTCGTCGTGCAAGTGGCGATCGTCCGGCCCGGTCCTATCCAGGGTGACATGGTGCATCCCTACCTTCGCCGCCGTGAAGGCAAGGAGCCGGTTGAATATCCCACACCCGAGCTTGAGGCCGTGCTTGGCAAGACCCTGGGTGTGCCGTTGTTTCAGGAGAGCGCCATGCGTGTCGCCATGGTCTGCGCCGGTTTTACCGGTGGGGAGGCCGACCAGTTGCGCAAGTCGATGGCGACCTTCAAGTTCACCGGCGGCGTTTCTCGCTTCAAGGAGAAACTCGTATCCGGCATGGTGAAAAACGGCTACTCACCCGAGTTTGCCGAAAAGACCTTTTCCCAGCTCGAAGGTTTTGGCTCCTACGGCTTTCCGGAAAGCCATGCAGCATCTTTTGCGCTGATTGCCTATGCCTCGAACTACATCAAGTGCCACTATCCGGACGTGTTTTGCGCAGCACTGCTCAACAGTCAGCCGATGGGCTTTTATGCGCCCGCCCAGATCGTCGGTGACGCGATCAAACACGGCGTTGAGGTGCGACCTGTGTGCGTCAACCGCTCCCGATGGGACTGCACGCTGGAAAAGATCGGTCATACCGATCGACACGCTGTGCGGCTGGGGTTTCGGCAGGTGAAGGGACTGGCCGTCGCAGATGCGGCGCGGATCGTAACGGCGCGTATGAACAGCCCGTTCGTGTCGGTCGATGACATGTGGCGCCGTTCCAGCGTGCCGACGGAAGCGCTTGTCCAGTTGGCAGAGGCCGATGCCTTTCTGCCCTCCCTCAAGCTCCAACGGCGCGATGCGCTCTGGGCGATCAAGGCGTTGCGCGACGAGCCCTTACCGCTGTTTGCCGCCGCGGCCGAACGCGAGATGGTGGCAATTGCAGAGCAGCAGGAGCCGGAGGTTGCCCTGCGACAAATGACGGACGGGCATAACGTCATCGAGGACTACAGCCATACCGGATTGACGCTGAGACAGCACCCTGTCGCCTTTCTGCGCAATGACCTTTCGGCACGAAACATCATAACCTGCGCGGAGGCGATGAATGCGCGGGACGGCCGGTGGGTTTACACGGCGGGCCTGGTGCTGGTCCGGCAAAAGCCAGGATCGGCGAAGGGCGTCATGTTCATCACCATCGAGGACGAAACGGGCCCCGCCAACATCGTGGTCTGGCCAACGCTGTTTGAGAAGCGCCGGCGAGTGGTGCTGGGGTCCTCGATGATGGCAATCAATGGGCGAATCCAGCGAGAAGGGGAGGTCGTGCACCTCGTCGCACAGCAGCTGTTCGATCTGTCGGGGGACCTTGTTGGCCTGGCCCATCGGGATGTCGAGTTCAAGCTGCCAACGGGACGAGGCGATGAGTTTGCCCATGGGGGCGGTGGGCCGGATTCACGGGAACGGCCGAAGCCGGTTGTCCCGCGGGACATGTTCACGCCGGATCTTCATATCGATACGCTGAAGGTGAAAAGTCGGAATTTTCACTAG